The DNA sequence TGACGAGCCAGGGAATGACCGTGATGGAAAAAAACGCGGCGGTCTGGGCCGCGCTCAGCCCGAGCGTGTCCTTCAGGAGGAACGTGATCGACAGGTTCGGGAGGTACCACATCCCCTGGGCGAAGTAGACCACCGCGAAGATCAGCGCCAGCCGCCGCGCCTCCGGGCGCTCGCGGAACGGCTTCAAGGCTGCCGGGCTCATGGGCCCTATCATACCCCGGACGGCGCCAGGCGCCGTGCAACTTCGACGCGGCCCGATGACGCGCGCACCGCGGCTGTGCTAGTCTGGCATCACCATGCTGGAGCGCCGGTCGTCAGTCTGCCCCCACGACTGCCCGTCCGCGTGCAGCCTGCTCGTCACCCTCGAGGACGGACGCATCACCGAGGTCGCGGGGAACCCTGACCACCCCTTCACCCAGGGCGTGATCTGCGGCAAGGTCCACGACTACGCCGAGCGCGTCTACTCGTCCCTCCGCGTCCTAAGCCCGATGCGCCGCGTCGGTACGAAGGGCGAGGGCCGGTTCGAGCGAATCTCCTGGGACGACGCGGTCGAAGAGATCACCCGGCGCTTCCGCGAGATCATCACGCGCTGGGGCGCCGAGGCGATCCTCCCGTTCTCCTACGGCGGCACGCTCGGGCTGGTCCAGTACTACGCCGGGCACGCGTTCTTTCACGCGCTCGGGGCGAGCCGGCTCGACCGGACCATCTGCATTGCCACTGCCTACGCCGGGTGGCGGGCGACGCTCGGGATGGTGGGCGGGAACGACTCGGAGCAGATGGTCCACTCGGACCTGATCGTGCTCTGGGGGATCAACGCCGCCTACACCCACGTCAACCTCATGACCTTCGTCAAGCGCGCGCGGCAGCGCCGGGCGTTCCTGGTGGTGATCGATCCCTACCGGACGCGAACCGCGAAGGAGGCCGACCTCCATCTGATGCCGCGGCCGGGCACCGACACCGCCCTCGCGCTCGGGGTGATGCACGTGCTGATCGCCGAGGGCCTGATCGATCGCGACTACATCGCGCGAGCGACGCTCGGCTTCGACCGGCTGGCCCAGCACGTGAGGCAGTACGACCCGGACACGGTGGCTCGCATCACGGGCCTCACGTCCGCGGAGATCGTGGACTTCGCCCGCCGCTACGGGGGGACCCGCGCGAGCTTCATCCGCGTCGGGATCGGGCTCTCCCGGCACGACACCGGCGGGATGACCTGCCGGACCCTCGCGTGCCTTCCCGCCCTCACCGGCGCCTATGCCCACCCCGCGGGCGGCGCGCTCCTCTCCTCCTCGGGCTCCTTCCCGCTCAACCAGGCGGCACTCGAGCGCCCCGACCTCATGCCCGGGTCCGCGCCCCGCGTGATCAACATGATCCACCTCGGCCGCGTCCTCACCGACCCGGATCTCATGCCGCCGGTGAAGGCGCTCTACGTCTACAACTCTAACCCGGCGGCGGTGTGTCCGAACCAGGAGCTGGTCCTCGAGGGCTTCCGTCGGGAGGATCTCTTCACGGTCGTCCACGAGCAGATGCTGACCGACACGACGGACTACGCCGACCTCGTGCTCCCAGCCACCACGTCCATGGAGCACACCGACCTCTACAAGTCCTACGGGCATCTCTACCTCCAGCTGGCCGAGCCGGTCATCGCGCCTGAGGGCGAGGCCAGGTCCAACTGGGAGGTGTTCGGGCTCCTCGCGCGCGCCCTCGGGCTCAAGGACCCGCACTTCGAGAAGACTGAAGCCGAGCTGATCGGCGAGGTTCTCGACGCGGACCACCCCGCGCTTCGGGGGATCACGTACGAGCGGTTGAGGGAGGAGCGCTCGGTCAGACTCGGCGTCAGGCGTCCGTATCTGCCCTTCGCCGACGGGGCGCCGACGCCGTCGGGGAAGGTGGAGTTCTACTCCGCTCGGCTCGCCGCCCAGGGCTTGCCGCCGCTCCCCACGTATAGCCCGCTCGTCGAGGGGCCCGAGAACGCGGCGCTCGCCGGGCGCTTTCCGCTCCAGCTCCTCGTGCCGCCGAACAAGTTCTTCCTGAACTCGAGCTTCAGCCAGTCGGAGCTGCTCAGGCGGCGCCAGAAGGGGCCGACGGTGTTCCTCCATCCCGAGGATGCTGCGGCGCGGGGGATCGCCGACGGGGAGCTGGTCAGGGTCTTCAACGACCGGGGTCAGGCGCGATTCGTGACGGTCGTCACCCAGGACACGCGGCCGGGCGTGGCGGTGGTGGAGGGGATCTGGTGGCACAAGTTCTCGCCGGGCGGCCGCGGCGTGAACGTGCTGACCTCGGACCGGGTCACCGACCTGGGCGGCGGCCCGGCCCTGCACTCGAACCTCGTCGAAGTCGCCAGGCTCACATCATCCGGGAATCAGCGTTAGTCCCTGCTCAACGGGCTTCCCGGAGGAACCAGGCTTCGCGCCAGTTGTGGCCGTTCTCCCGAGAGGAAGGAGCCGGAGAGATGAAGATCGTTCGACTGTACACGGGATCGGACGGAGAGTCGCACTTCGGGGAGGTGGAGGTGCCGTTCGAGCGCGCCGGTGACGCGGAGGCGACCGCGCTTCAGAACGCCACCGGGATCGTCTTTCGCCGCGCTCCCGCCGGCCACGTCCAGGACTGGCACCCGGCCCCACGGCGCCAGTACGTGATCACGCTGTCCGGCCAGGTGGAGATCGAGATCGGCGACGGGACCGTGCGGCGCTTCGGTCCGGGTGATGTGATGCTGGCAGAAGATCTGACCGGCCGTGGCCACACGACGCGCGTCGTGGGGACCCAGCCGCGCGTCTACGTCGCGGTTCCGCTCAAGTGATCAGAGGAGGGAGCGGGGCATGACCATCAAACGTCACGGCGTCGGACGGCGCCTGAGCCAGGCCGTCGTCCACGGGAACACGGTGTACCTCGCCGGCCAGGTGGCGGGCGATCCGTCCGCCGACACGCGCGGCCAGACCGAGCAGATCCTCAAGAAGATCGACGCGCTCCTCGAAGCCGTCGGCAGCGACAAGTCGAAGCTCCTCTCCGCCACGGTGTGGCTGGCCAACATGGGGACCTACGACGAGATGAACGCGGCCTGGGACGCCTGGGTGGATCCCGCCAACACGCCGGCGCGGGCCACCGTGGAAGCGAGGCTGGCCTCGCCCAAATATCTGGTCGAGATCGCCGTCGTCGCCGCCGTCTGAGCCCGGGGCTCGCCGGTTCGCGAGGCTCTCACCCCGTTTCGGTACCTGCCGTCGCTCGCATCTTGCCCTGGTGCCTCGCCGGGCATGTTTTACCAACATTTGACAGTCCTGTGACAATTGCCTGGCGCGCGGCGGTTACGGTGGGGGGCAGAAACCTGAGGGGTGAGGAGGTGGGCGCAAGCGGAGAAATCCGGCGTTCTGGCGGCTCGGGTAGTCGAAAACGAAACCCAAGGAGGGGACCCATGAAGCGAACTGTGTCGAGCATCCTGATGGTGGGTGTTCTGGGCTTGGCCGTGCTCTTCGCCGGGACGCCCGTTCCCGTGGGCTCGCCGGCTTACGCGGAGGTCACGGAGAAGCAGCTGATGGACCAGCTCAGCAAGATCAAGAAGATCGTATCCGACATTGAAACGAAGATGAAGTCGAAGAAGATGATGATGGACGCCATGGGCATGGACAAGACCATGAAGATGCTCGCGGACGTCACAAAGATGCTGGAGGAGGTTTCACGGCAGGCCCCGTAGGGCGCATACGAGTCCGCGCGGCGCCACGCCGGGTTGCCGTTTCCCGACCGGTGGGCTGTCTGCGTCGCGCGGCCGGGGAGGGCGCCCTTCCCTTGTTCACCCGGTGTGCGGGGACTATGCTGGGTGGACACAAGGGCATGATGAAGGGCGGTGGCATGATGAGGCGAGGGGACGGGATGATGGAGGCGGACAAAGACACGATGGAGAAGAAACAGTGAGACGGCGCCTCCCGGCGCTCGTTCTCGCCGCGCTCCTGTTGGGCGGGCTCGCCCTCCCGGTGTCGGCCGTCGAGGTGGGCGAGAAGGCTCCCGATTTCGCTCTGCCGGGTACCCCGGACAAGCCGGTACGCCTGAGCCAGTACGCCGGAAAGCGGGTCGTGGTGCTCCACTTCTACCTCGGCGACTTCCTCAGGGCCTGAGAGGCCGATCTGGCGTCCCGTCGGGACGGCTACGCGAAGTTCAGGGAGGCCGGCGCCGAGATCCTCGGCGTGAGCGTGGATGCTCCCGCCAAGCACCGGCAGTTCCAGGTCCACCTCGGGCTCCCGTTCCCGCTCCTGAGCGACGAGAAGCGACAGGTCATCCGGCGCTACGGCGTTCTCGACGAGACCTGGAACCTCGCCAAGCGGTCGTACTTCATCATCGACCGTCAGGGTGTCGTCCGCTTCAAGCGGATCTTCGACGACCCCGTGCGCGTCCTGACCAACGAGGAGTTGCTGGCGGAGGTGCGGCGCCTCGCGCCGTGAACGGTGGCGCGGCGCAGGCTTCACCGTACTCCGCCGCGGAGGTGACGGCGATGGAATACCTCAAGGAGACCGAACGGCCCGGGCCGGCGGTCCGGACATTCTACAAGATCGGCGAGCGGATGTTCGGCAAGGTGCCGACCCCCGAGCGACTCATGGCGCATCGCGTCCCGCTGATGCTGGGGCTCGGCGGCCTCTACGGCGCCATCGAGTGGTTCGGGACGATCGACGCGCAGCTTCGGGCCCTCCTCAACGTCCAGGTGGCGACGCTCTACGGGAGCCCGTACTGAATGGACATCCGGCACGCCGTCGGCGTGAAGGCCGGGATCCCCGCCGAGAAGCTGGCCGCCCTGGGCTCGTACCGGGAGAGCGGAGCGTTCACGGAGCGCGAGAAGGCGGCGCTGGAGTTCGCGGAGCTGATCAGTCGTGACGATGCGGACGTGTCCGATGCGTGCGTGAGCCGGCTCTCGGAGCATTTCTCCGATGGCGAGATCGTCGAGCTGGCGTTCATCGTCGGGTACCAGACCTTCGCCAGCAAGTTCGCCAAGGCCTTCAGGCTCGCGCCCCAGGGCTTTTCTCCGTCACCCGCATGACGGCGAGGGGCAGGCTCGAGTACACTAATCGGGTGGACCCAGGGTTTTTCGGCAGTCGCCTGGGCTCTGCGGACACGATGGCCCGGCGGCTTCGCGAAACGGTCGAGGCGCTCGCCACCCACGTCGAACGCGTCGGTGTCGAGGAGCCCGCCCGGCTGGCCGTGCTCAGGTCGGCCTTGCACTCCATGCTGGGCGATTCCGCGTGTCGGGTGGACGTTCGAGCCGAGGCGCTTCGGCGCAGGCAGCTTCATCGCCTGCGCCAGCGACGAGGTGAGACCCGAGTAGATCTTCGAGCCGAGGCGAGGCCCGGGTAGTTCTTCGAGCCGAGGGGCGTCGGCCATGCCGGGAGGCAGGCCCGCCACGAGGCGAGGCCCGAATAGATCTTCAGGAGGGACGTATGCTGATCCGGCGTGCCCCGGACATCAGATCGTCGGAGATCACGGACGCCGCGGTCTACCTGAACCGGCGGTCGTTCATGATCGGCGTGGCGGCGCTGGCGCTTGCGCCGCCGGGCGCGGCCGCGGCGGCGCCCCCGCCGCCGGCGCAGCCGCTCGAGGCCAAGCGCAGCGCTGAGCTCTCGGTGGATGATCCGCCGACCAAGTTCGAGAGCGTGACCACGTACAACAACTTCTACGAGTTCGGGCCCAACAAGGACGACCCGGCCCGGCTGGCGCACATGCTCAGGCCGCGTCCCTGGACCGTCCAGGTGGACGGGCTCGTCGCGCGTCCGCGGCGGTACGACGTGGACGAGCTGATGCGGCTTGCCCCGCTGGAGGAGCGCGTGTACCGGCTGCGCTGCGTCGAGGGGTGGTCCATGGTGATCCCGTGGATCGGGTACCCGCTGGCGGTGCTCATCAAGCGGGTCGACCCGACGAGCCAGGCGCGCTTCGTCGAGTTCACGTCGCTCCTGGACCCGGAGCAGTTCCCGGGACAGCGGAAGGGTCTCTTCAGCTTCTCCTCGCTCGACTGGCCGTACGTGGAGGGGCTGCGGCTCGACGAGGCCCTTCACCCTCTGACGCTGCTGACGTTCGGCCTGTACGGGCGGGTGCTGCCGAACCAGAATGGGGCCCCGGTGCGCGTGGTCGTACCGTGGAAGTACGGGTTCAAGAGCGCGAAGTCGATCGTCCGGATCCGGTTCGTCAGCGAGCAGCCCCGGGCGACCTGGGAGAAAGCCGCGTCCCACGAGTACGGCTTCTACTCCAACGTGAACCCGTCCGAGGATCACCCCCGCTGGAGCCAGGCGACCGAGCGGCGGATCGGCGAGTTTCGCCGGCGGAAGACCCTGATGTTCAACGGCTACGCGGACCGGGTGGCGTCGCTGTACGCCGGAATGGACCTCCGGAAGTACTACTAGCCGCATGTCCCGGCGCGCTCGGATCGTCCTGAAGGCGGCGGTGTGGGCGGCGTGCCTGTTCCCGCTCGCGCGCCTCCTCTATGAGTTCCACGCCGACGGCCTCGGCGCCAACCCGATCGATCACGTGACGCGCACGCTCGGCGACTGGACGCTCCGGATCCTCCTCACGGCCCTGGCGCTGACCCCGCTCCGCCTCCTGTTCGGGATCTCCTGGCAGCTCAGCCTCCGGCGCCTCCTCGGGCTCTTCGCGTTCTTCTACGCGTGCCTGCACTTCGCTGTCTGGATCGTCCTGGACCATTTCTTCGACTGGCCTCAGATGTTCGCCGATGTCATGAAGCGCCCGTACATCACGGTCGGCGTGCTCGCGCTGACCCTGCTCGTGCCGCTCGCCGCGACCTCGACGACGCGCATGGTGAAGCGCCTCGGCGGGCAGACCTGGCGGCGGCTTCACCGGCTGGTCTACGTCGTCGGCGTGCTGGCAGTGCTCCACTACCTGTGGCTCGCCAAGAAAGGCGTGGACGACCCGTACTGGTACGCCTGCGTGCTGGTGGTCCTGCTCGGGGCCCGTGTGGTGGACTGGGGCCGGCGCCTCGCGGGGCGGCGCGGCCGGGCGGCGGACGCCGCGGCCGAGATGCGCCCCATCGGGCGCCTGCGCGGCGCCCCCGGGAGGACGCCGCCGTGACGCCGGGGCGGCTGGCCGCGGCGACGCTCGCGCTCCTGATCGGGCTGGCGTTGCCTCCGGGTGCGGGCGCCCAGCGCGGCGCCCGGGTCGGGCTCCCCGCGCCCGAGATCACCGGGGCGTCCTGGATCAACAGCGAGCCGCTGTCGCGCGAGAAGCTCCGCGGCCGCGTCATCTTCGTGGAGTTCTGGACGTACGGCTGAATCAATTGCCAGAACGTGATCCCGCAGTTGCGGGTCTGGCACGAGAAGTACGCGGAGGCGGGACTGACGATCGTGGGGGTGCACACCCCTGAATTCTTCTGGGAGAAGCCCTACGAGAAGGTCGTGGCGACGACGAAACGGTTCGGGATTCTCTACCCGGTCGTGCAGGACAACGACTACGCCATCTGGAAGCGGTTCGGCGTCTGGGCGTGGCCGACGGCGGTCCTGGTGGACCGGAAGGGGATCGTCCGCTACCAACACATCGGTGAGGGTGCCTACGCCGAGACCGAGTCCGTGATCCGGCGCCTCCTGGCAGAGGGGGGATGACGATCCGCCCGGGCTCGCCGCTGGCCCGGTTCTCCGCCTTCGCCCTCCTGGCGATCGTCCTTCCCGCCGCCATCCTGGCCGTCCTCGGCTACCTCTCGCTCCGCCAGTGGGAAACCTCCGCCGAGCTGCTGTTCAGGGAGCAGGCCCGGGACATGGCGGCCATGGCGGCGGAGAAGGTGGAGATGGTCCTCGTCCGCGCCGAGGACGAGCTCCTGGGGCGGATCCAGTCGAGCCTGGAACGCCCTGACTTTGCCCCTGCCTCCCTCGCGCAGCTCCTGGCTTCCGCGCCGTTGATCCGGCAGCTCCATCTCCTCGACCGCGAGGCCCACCTCCTCTTCCCGCTGCCCGGCACCGGGGCAGACCCGGGCATCGTCTCGGGGCTCCTGGCCGAGATCCCGTACGGATTCTGGGAGCGGGGCGGCAGGCGTCGCCTGCTCGTGGGCGATCACGTGGTCCTGGCCGCGGTCCTGAGGGTCCCGGGCAAGTCCCCGGTGCTCGCCGCGCTCTCCTGGGACCCCGAGGCGCTCCGGCGGGAGATCCTGGCCCGGACCCTCGGCACGCTCGAGGGGCCGAGCATCCTCGCCGTCGTAGACCGCGAGGGTCGGCCGGTCTACAGTCGCCAGCCGCTCGATCGGGCCGAGCGGGTCGTGACTGTGAGCTTCGGCGAGGCGCTCCCGTTCTGGCGGGTCGCGCTCTACCGGCCCCACGGGATGTCCCCGCGCGACGCGGTCCGCCGCCAGGTCGTGATCTTCACCGTCGCCTTCGGCCTCCTGCTGCTCGTGATCGTGGTCGGGCTCGTCGCAACCTATCGCGTGGTGCGCCGCGAGACCGACATGGCACGGCTCAGAGCCGACTTCGTCGCGAACGTGTCGCACGACCTCAAGACGCCGCTCTCGCTCATCCGGATGTTCGGCGAGACGCTCGAGCTGGGGCGGGTGGGTGACGAGGCCAAGCGCCAGGAGTATTACCGCGTGATCACGCGGGAGAGCGAGCGCCTCTCCCGGCTGATCGACAACGTCCTGGACTTCTCGCGGATCGAGGGAGGCCGTCGGGCATACGTCATGACGCCCACGGCGGTGGAGCCGCTCATCGGCGAGACCCTGAAGGCGTTCAGCTACCCGCTCACCCAGCAGGGGTTCAAGGTGGAGGTGAGCGTGGCACCCGGTCTCCCCGAAGTCCCCATGGACGCCGACGCGGTCGGCCAGGCGCTCGCGAACCTCGTGGACAACGCGATCAAGTATTCGGCGAGCCGGAAGGCGCTCCGGGTGGAAGCCGTCGCGCGGGTCGGCCACCTTGCGCTGTCGGTGGCTGACGAGGGAGTCGGGATTCCCGCGGAGGAGCAGGGGAGGATCTTCGAGAAGTTCTACCGTGTAGGGCGGAGCGAGACGCAGGGACGGCGCGGCAGCGGCGTCGGGCTGG is a window from the Candidatus Rokuibacteriota bacterium genome containing:
- a CDS encoding molybdopterin oxidoreductase family protein; this translates as MLERRSSVCPHDCPSACSLLVTLEDGRITEVAGNPDHPFTQGVICGKVHDYAERVYSSLRVLSPMRRVGTKGEGRFERISWDDAVEEITRRFREIITRWGAEAILPFSYGGTLGLVQYYAGHAFFHALGASRLDRTICIATAYAGWRATLGMVGGNDSEQMVHSDLIVLWGINAAYTHVNLMTFVKRARQRRAFLVVIDPYRTRTAKEADLHLMPRPGTDTALALGVMHVLIAEGLIDRDYIARATLGFDRLAQHVRQYDPDTVARITGLTSAEIVDFARRYGGTRASFIRVGIGLSRHDTGGMTCRTLACLPALTGAYAHPAGGALLSSSGSFPLNQAALERPDLMPGSAPRVINMIHLGRVLTDPDLMPPVKALYVYNSNPAAVCPNQELVLEGFRREDLFTVVHEQMLTDTTDYADLVLPATTSMEHTDLYKSYGHLYLQLAEPVIAPEGEARSNWEVFGLLARALGLKDPHFEKTEAELIGEVLDADHPALRGITYERLREERSVRLGVRRPYLPFADGAPTPSGKVEFYSARLAAQGLPPLPTYSPLVEGPENAALAGRFPLQLLVPPNKFFLNSSFSQSELLRRRQKGPTVFLHPEDAAARGIADGELVRVFNDRGQARFVTVVTQDTRPGVAVVEGIWWHKFSPGGRGVNVLTSDRVTDLGGGPALHSNLVEVARLTSSGNQR
- a CDS encoding RidA family protein translates to MTIKRHGVGRRLSQAVVHGNTVYLAGQVAGDPSADTRGQTEQILKKIDALLEAVGSDKSKLLSATVWLANMGTYDEMNAAWDAWVDPANTPARATVEARLASPKYLVEIAVVAAV
- a CDS encoding redoxin domain-containing protein, with the translated sequence MRRRLPALVLAALLLGGLALPVSAVEVGEKAPDFALPGTPDKPVRLSQYAGKRVVVLHFYLGDFLRA
- a CDS encoding peroxiredoxin family protein, encoding MSVDAPAKHRQFQVHLGLPFPLLSDEKRQVIRRYGVLDETWNLAKRSYFIIDRQGVVRFKRIFDDPVRVLTNEELLAEVRRLAP
- the msrP gene encoding protein-methionine-sulfoxide reductase catalytic subunit MsrP, with amino-acid sequence MLIRRAPDIRSSEITDAAVYLNRRSFMIGVAALALAPPGAAAAAPPPPAQPLEAKRSAELSVDDPPTKFESVTTYNNFYEFGPNKDDPARLAHMLRPRPWTVQVDGLVARPRRYDVDELMRLAPLEERVYRLRCVEGWSMVIPWIGYPLAVLIKRVDPTSQARFVEFTSLLDPEQFPGQRKGLFSFSSLDWPYVEGLRLDEALHPLTLLTFGLYGRVLPNQNGAPVRVVVPWKYGFKSAKSIVRIRFVSEQPRATWEKAASHEYGFYSNVNPSEDHPRWSQATERRIGEFRRRKTLMFNGYADRVASLYAGMDLRKYY
- a CDS encoding sulfoxide reductase heme-binding subunit YedZ → MSRRARIVLKAAVWAACLFPLARLLYEFHADGLGANPIDHVTRTLGDWTLRILLTALALTPLRLLFGISWQLSLRRLLGLFAFFYACLHFAVWIVLDHFFDWPQMFADVMKRPYITVGVLALTLLVPLAATSTTRMVKRLGGQTWRRLHRLVYVVGVLAVLHYLWLAKKGVDDPYWYACVLVVLLGARVVDWGRRLAGRRGRAADAAAEMRPIGRLRGAPGRTPP
- a CDS encoding redoxin domain-containing protein — protein: MIPQLRVWHEKYAEAGLTIVGVHTPEFFWEKPYEKVVATTKRFGILYPVVQDNDYAIWKRFGVWAWPTAVLVDRKGIVRYQHIGEGAYAETESVIRRLLAEGG